The Candidatus Melainabacteria bacterium RIFOXYA2_FULL_32_9 genomic interval ATTTTTATTGATTCAATCGATATTGAATATTAACCCTGATGCTCAAAGTAGAGAATTAAGAATATTTAATTCTGAAATTCCTGACTGGCTTACCTATTTGAGAATTGAGAATTTACGTGTTGGAGAAGCTTCAGTTGATGTTGAATTTCGAAGATCTGGAAGAGGATTAGTTATAGACGTGCTTGATAAAAGAGGAAGTCTGGATGTCATTATAAAAAAATAGAGAATTTTTTAAATTTATTTATAAACCTGATGTAATAATGCTGCTCCTATTATTCCTGAAAAATCTTGTAAAGCAGCTTTTTCAATTTTTATATTGCGTGATGGGGTAGGTAATGATTTTGCAATTGCTTTTCTAACGCTAATATCGTAGAAAAAGTCTATTGCTTCAATTAATCCTCCACCAAGAATAATGAGTTGAGGATTATAAAAATTGATAATAGTAGCTAGTCCGCTGCTTAAATATTCCGCAGCTTCGGTTATACAATTCATTGCTATATCATCGCCAGCATCGAGCGCGTATTTAATATGTTTAGATCTAAAACAACCATCTTCTTTTATTACTTCAGAAATAACAGACTTGTGTCCTTTTTTAAGTGAGGCAAGAATTTTCTTTTCAATAGCTGTTCTTGAGGCATATGCTTCAAGACAACCATGGCCACCACACTGACAAAGCCTACCTCCTGAATCTACAATAATATGTCCTATTTCACCTGCTGTTCCTGAAGATCCCTGATAAATTTTACCATTTTGTACTATGCCGGAACCTATGCCTGTTCCTACAAAAATGCATACAAAATTATCATAACCAACTCCACTACCGAACCTCATTTCTCCAAGAGTAGCAACTTCCACATCATTTCCAACATATACAGGTATGTTAAAATGATTTTCCAGAATTGTTTTTAATTCAACATCATAACAATCGAGATTAGGAGCGGCAATTAAAATACCTTTTTCCCTATCTACTTGACCAGCTGCACCAATTCCAATTGAATCAATTTGAGATAATTGTATTTGAGCTTTACATATAGCCTTTTCTATTGTTTCAATTATTCTTTGTACAATTATATCTTTGCCCCGTTCTTTTTTAGTGCGTTTTTTTGCTGAGTCTATGACTGTACCATTATTCGTATCAACAACTCCAGCTAATATTTTTGTTCCCCCTAAATCTACGCCTATGGAATAATTACTCATAATTTTGATGACTCCTGATTTTGATCTTATTTTTATTATAATTAATCTTGTATAATTAATCCTGATTTTTTTAAAATTTATCAAGTTTATGTGTTTATAAAAACTAATTATAAACACTAAATAGTATATATAAGACATACAAATAAATTAGTTTAAGGTGAAAAACGTTGATATTAGCATTAAATAATTGTAATATAATAATATGTTACCTAAGGGTTATTAGGTTTAAGTTTTTGGAGTCGATTTATGGGTGCGGGTTATACTACGCTTATTGTAACTGATAGGCAAAATGATGTAGTAGAAATACAATCTAAATTAACTATTTCCAGAACCATGGATGTAGTTATTAGCTGTACCCTTGATAAAACAGTTGAATATTGTCGTAAGAACTTTCCTGATGTTGTAATAATTTTTGCCCATGAAAGAACTGCTAAATTATTTGAAGTATGTAAAATACTAAGATTAGATTCATTACTTAAACATATTCCTATAATTTTTATTTATGATCGGTTCAATGAAGAATTTGTCATTGAAAGTCTTAATGCAGGTGTAAGTGATTATGTTATTGCACCAATAAAAAAGGTCGATATTTTGGCACATTTAAATTGGGCATTCGAAAAAAGCAAATTAATGCGTGAAATAGAGATTAAAGAAGAACTACTTAAAGATTTAGGAGTGGTAGATAGAAATATTGGCGCATATTTGCCTAAATATGTTCATATAGGATTTAATTCTCATATTAATATTGCTAAAAAATATAAATATCCTCTAGTATTTATGATGATCTGTATAGATTCTCCGTATAAAAATAAAATTAACAATGATTATTTGGCTAAAGTTCTTAAGAAAACACTTAGATCCACAGATGCTATAGGTTTTTGGGAACAAGGAAACTTCCATATCCTCTTACCTAAAACAGATTTAAAAGGCGTTCATACTCTTCATAATAAGATAGTTGCAAATTTAGGAAACAATTTTACAATAAGTGTTGGTATTTGTATGCATCAGGAAGGAATTAATTACGAATCCCTTAAAGATTTAGCTTTAAAAGCATTATCTGATGCTATTTCAAATGGTGGAAACAGAGTTTGTGTATATAATGTGGAGCAAGTTAAAGCAGATTCAAGAAGAAATCTTTCTCAGCAAAATCAAGAGAAGGAGTCTGAATCTTTAAAACCAGAATTATCAAAAAGCTGGATTGGTAAAATTCAAACAAGTAAAAGAAGCTATGAATCCTTTAAAAAAGAGTTTATAAAAAGAATAAATAATCTTGTTTCTCCAACATTCTATAAAGTGAGTAATAAATTAAAGCAAAAATATCCGACAAGTATTATAATTGATTATTCTGCTACAGATGCAAAGTGTGAATTTTCAATAAAAGAGATTTATGATGGTACCGAAAATATCTTGCAAATTGTTAATCCTGGTTTAGATCATTTAAAAATAGAGCGTTGTTTGATTAAAGCAGGAAAGCAGACATTAACTCGTTATAATATTGAGTTAGATGATCTAACAGAAACATATATTGAAAGAATTTTACTTGATTTATTCAACGAATTTGAAATAATTTCTGATATAGAGAGATTATGTAAAGAAAGAGAAAATAATTTAATTTAGATAAAAAGAAAGCCAGCTATTAGCTGGCTTTCTTTTTGGTTTTTTATCTTATTGACCAAGACATTCTTTTATTTCAAGTGGTAATTGTTTTGTGTCAATTTTAACACCAGGTCCCATTGTAGTAGTAAGGTAAACAGATTTCATATATGTACCTTTAGCCGCTGAAGGTTTTGCTCTTAAAACAGCATCACCTAATACTGCAAAGTTTTTCATTAATTCCTCTGGAGAAAAACGCATTTTCCCTATAGGAACGTGCAACATGCCTTGCTTATCTGCTCTAAATTCAACCTTACCTGCTTTGATATCTTTTATAGCACCTTTAATATCAAAAGTTACAGTACCTGTTTTTGGGTTTGGCATAAGGCCTTTAGGTCCTAAAAGTTTACCTAATTTACCAAGTAAGCCCATAGCATCAGGTGTTGCAACTAATGTATCAAACTCGAGCCATCCATTCTGGATTTTTTCTACGAGATCTTCAGCACCTACATAGTCAGCACCAGCTTCTTCTGCTTCTCTGACCTTTTCTCCTTTTGCAACTACAGCTACACGAACTATTTTGCCTGTACCAGAAGGTAGTACAACTGTACTTCTGATTTGTTGATCTGCGTGTTTTACATTAATACCAAGTCTCATATGGCATTCTAATGTTTCATCAAATTTTGATAATTCATCAGAAATCTTCTTTAGTGTTTTAATCGCATCTATGCCTGAAGTAGGTTGTTCAATTTCTTCCAGCATTTCCAACATTTTTTGTTGTTTTTTTGTTAATTTTGGCATTTTTTCCTCCTTGTGGTCATATCGGGGTGGCTAAGCCACATTCTCAGATTACTTATCCTTCCAATAATACCTCGATTATAGTGGAGTGATTTCGCACTGTCATATGCTCTCGATATTCAAGATGCTCAGCTGTTACCCTGCCACATTATTAAATAACATAAACCTATTCTGCGATTGTGATTCCCATGCTGCGTGCAGTTCCGCGAATCATTTCTTCAGCAGCTTCTTGAGTTGTAGCATTTAAATCAGGCATTTTTGCTTTAGCAATTTCTGCTACTTGCACCTGGGTAATGCTGCCAACTTTATCTTTATTTGGAGTTGCAGAAGCTCTTTCAACACCTGCAGCCTTTTTAATTAGAACTGCTGCGGGTGGTGTTTTCAAAACAAAAGTAAATGATCTGTCTTCAAAAACAGTAATTTCTACGGGAACTATCATACCAACTTGATCAGATGTTTTAGCATTATATTGCTTACAAAAATCCATAATGTTTACACCATGCTGACCAAGAGCAGGTCCTATTGGTGGTGATGGAGTTGCTTTTCCTGCTGATATTTGGAGCTTTATTTTAGCTGCTACCTTTTTTGCCACGTTCTTACCTTTCTTATCCTAGTCTAACTTTAATTATACTTTTTGAATTTGGCCGTATTCTAATTCAACGGGGGTGTCTCTACCAAAGATAGATACTGAAGCACGTAATTTTTCTTTGTCGGGATAAACTTCTGTAATATCACCAACAAAGTCTGCAAAAGGACCGCTAATAATGCGGACTTTATCGCCAACTTTAACATCAAGTTCTACTTTTGCAACTTGGACTTGAGTTCTTTGAATTATTTTTCTTATTTCTGCATCGCGTGCAGGAATTGGTCTTTTTTCAGCACCGACAAACTTTGTGACTCCTGGTGTATGTCTAACAACGTACCAACTATCATCATCCATAACCATCTCTACCAGCACATATCCAGGGAAAATCTTTTCTTCTTTTTCTTGGCGTTTACCACCAGAGACTTTTGTAACGGTTTTTTGCGGGACTTCGATTCTAAAAATTTTATGTCCCATATTCATAAATTCGATACGTTTTTCAAGGTTAACTTTTACCTTGTTTTCGTGTCCTGAATAAGTATGGACTATATACCATCTTTTTGCTTTGTGATTACTTTCCACGTTACCCTACCTATCGGATTTCCTCTGTAACCAAACTTCCAACACTGTTAATTTTTTTACTTACATCTTTCAGGCTGATTTGGATGCAAGCATTGACATATTCCTTTAGGGTTAGGATGAAGAACGAAACAAAATGCCATATCAACCGCATAAACTAGCACTGAAAAGAAGAAAACAACAACAATAACGACAATTGACTGAAAAAGAATATGTCTTCTTTCCGGCCAGATTATC includes:
- a CDS encoding 50S ribosomal protein L11; this translates as MAKKVAAKIKLQISAGKATPSPPIGPALGQHGVNIMDFCKQYNAKTSDQVGMIVPVEITVFEDRSFTFVLKTPPAAVLIKKAAGVERASATPNKDKVGSITQVQVAEIAKAKMPDLNATTQEAAEEMIRGTARSMGITIAE
- a CDS encoding transcription termination/antitermination protein NusG: MESNHKAKRWYIVHTYSGHENKVKVNLEKRIEFMNMGHKIFRIEVPQKTVTKVSGGKRQEKEEKIFPGYVLVEMVMDDDSWYVVRHTPGVTKFVGAEKRPIPARDAEIRKIIQRTQVQVAKVELDVKVGDKVRIISGPFADFVGDITEVYPDKEKLRASVSIFGRDTPVELEYGQIQKV
- a CDS encoding preprotein translocase subunit SecE, whose protein sequence is MSNTKKTEKTDNFKQNVTKYFKGVRSEWGKIIWPERRHILFQSIVVIVVVFFFSVLVYAVDMAFCFVLHPNPKGICQCLHPNQPERCK
- a CDS encoding 50S ribosomal protein L1, which produces MPKLTKKQQKMLEMLEEIEQPTSGIDAIKTLKKISDELSKFDETLECHMRLGINVKHADQQIRSTVVLPSGTGKIVRVAVVAKGEKVREAEEAGADYVGAEDLVEKIQNGWLEFDTLVATPDAMGLLGKLGKLLGPKGLMPNPKTGTVTFDIKGAIKDIKAGKVEFRADKQGMLHVPIGKMRFSPEELMKNFAVLGDAVLRAKPSAAKGTYMKSVYLTTTMGPGVKIDTKQLPLEIKECLGQ